One stretch of Miscanthus floridulus cultivar M001 chromosome 18, ASM1932011v1, whole genome shotgun sequence DNA includes these proteins:
- the LOC136523475 gene encoding BTB/POZ and MATH domain-containing protein 2-like, which yields MAAASQQWSHQTWTSSTCTPETARGTQVLRIVGYSLHRGLGVDRSIRSTTFAVDGYQYHWSIHYYPDGISSSLAPPGRLVLFLKLVSKKAEVRARFTFRLVDQATGKSTLFHRPWATPTASSRERSDDAWGAFCVKKKSELEAYLRDDCLVIECDVTVIKEPQVNMMVRVPPSDLSGSLAKLLQGKKGADVTFRVGDELFPAHKIVLAMRSPVFDAQFYGPMREEDDDDAASQCSIAIEDMQPAVFRALLHFIYTDSMPSMEGFDAVDRKEMVKHLLVAADRYAVERLKLMCEGILCKSLDAKDAETTLALLHKRFVGRAQDHL from the exons ATGGCAGCAGCATCCCAACAATGGTCACATCAGACGTGGACGTCGTCGACGTGCACTCCAGAGACGGCGCGGGGCACGCAAGTGCTCCGGATCGTCGGCTACAGCCTGCACAGGGGCCTCGGCGTGGACCGCTCCATCCGCTCCACCACCTTCGCCGTCGACGGCTACCAGTACCACTGGAGCATCCACTACTATCCCGACGGCATCAGCTCGTCGCTCGCGCCTCCCGGCCGCCTCGTGCTCTTCCTGAAGCTGGTGAGCAAGAAAGCCGAGGTGAGAGCGCGCTTCACGTTCCGGCTGGTCGACCAGGCCACAGGGAAGTCCACGCTTTTCCACAGGCCATGGGCAACGCCGACTGC TAGTAGCCGTGAAAGATCAGACGACGCCTGGGGCGCCTTCTGCGTGAAGAAGAAGAGCGAGCTCGAGGCGTACCTGCGAGACGACTGCCTGGTAATCGAGTGCGATGTGACTGTGATCAAAGAGCCACAGGTGAACATGATGGTGCGCGTGCCGCCCTCGGACCTCTCGGGCAGCCTCGCGAAACTGCTCCAGGGGAAGAAGGGAGCGGACGTGACGTTCAGGGTTGGAGACGAGCTCTTCCCGGCGCACAAGATCGTGCTCGCGATGAGGTCGCCAGTGTTCGACGCGCAGTTCTACGGGCCAATgcgggaggaggacgacgacgacgcagcAAGCCAGTGCAGCATAGCTATCGAGGACATGCAGCCTGCTGTTTTCAGGGCGCTGCTTCACTTCATATACACGGACTCGATGCCGTCCATGGAAGGGTTCGACGCTGTCGACCGCAAGGAGATGGTTAAACACCTACTTGTGGCTGCGGATAGGTACGCCGTGGAACGGTTGAAGCTGATGTGCGAAGGCATTCTGTGCAAGAGCCTTGACGCTAAGGATGCCGAGACCACGCTGGCTCTACTACATAAACGTTTTGTAGGGAGAGCTCAAGATCATTTGTAG